A DNA window from Centropristis striata isolate RG_2023a ecotype Rhode Island chromosome 10, C.striata_1.0, whole genome shotgun sequence contains the following coding sequences:
- the xrcc5 gene encoding X-ray repair cross-complementing protein 5, translating into MAGAKSALVLCMDVGFSMSNSAPGEEPPFEQAKKVIQKFVQRQVFAETKDELALVLFGTDSTKNSLDQDGQYQHITVHRHLMVPDFELLEEIQNQIHPENQQADWLDALVVCMDLLKKETVGKKCERLNIVLLTDLSTPASPEQLDVIIENLQKADITLQFFLPFPAGEEDEEGGEDGDRRSPGHPGTGKGLSREQKSGLDMVKHVMLSLDEEDGLDQIYSFRNAIEQLCMFKRIEKRPMAWPCQLTIGSCLPIRIVGYKAVTEEKLKKTWMTVDAQTNRKDDVKRETVYCLDDDNETEVQRDDTIQGFRYGSDIVPFSKVDQDQMKYKHDGKCFAVLGFAKQHMVRRHQFMGSQVVKIFSAKDDEHAAVALSALIRALDELNMVAIVRYAYDRRSNPQVGAAFPCIKQDYECLMYVQLPFMEDLRHFTFPSLENNKKVTPSETQLSAMDSLIDSMMLVEEEDGEQKDMFKVHNIPNPAFQRHFQCLHHRAVSPGTPLPPIEPWLKAALERPVIISERCQAPMEDIKRKFPLTEVEKKKKPKTSAQVFGKDSEEPDAKKAKGDEEEEDDYNLADIAEGSVTSVGSVDPARDFRTLVKQKSLPFGEVCQQLTRRIEQLLSNKNTHYYMKSITCIQAFREQSMKLGDANLYNGYLQSLKRSIPNRGLEVFWDLLVQDAITLISKDEVEGSTVSKNEANQFLVAEEKKEEAAAPPAEDIGDVDDLLDMM; encoded by the exons ACAGGCCAAAAAAGTCATCCAGAAGTTTGTCCAGCGCCAG gtttttgcAGAGACTAAGGATGAACTGGCTTTAGTTCTGTTCGGCACAGACTCCACCAAAAACTCCCTGGACCAGGATGGCCAGTACCAGCACATCACGGTGCACCGTCACCTTATGGTGCCTGATTTTGAGCTTCTGGAGGAAATACAGAATCAGATCCATCCAGAGAATCAGCAGGCTGACT GGCTGGATGCTCTTGTTGTGTGCATGGATCTCCTTAAGAAAGAAACAGT GGGGAAGAAGTGTGAACGCCTCAACATTGTCCTTCTGACTGACCTCAGCACTCCGGCCAGCCCCGAGCAGCTGGATGTCATTATTGAAAACCTGCAAAAAGCTGACATCACACTGCAGTTTTT TTTGCCTTTTCCTGCtggggaggaggatgaagagggaggagaagatggGGACAGAAGGAGCCCCGGTCATCCAGGAACAGGCAAAGGTCTGTCTAGGGAGCAGAAGAGTGGCCTGGACATGGTGAAGCACGTCATGCTGAGCCTGGATGAGGAGGACGGCCTGGATCAGATCTACTCCTTCAG GAATGCAATCGAGCAGCTGTGCATGTTCAAGCGTATCGAGAAGAGACCCATGGCCTGGCCCTGCCAGCTGACCATCGGCAGCTGTCTCCCCATCCGAATCGTTGGATACAAAGCA GTGACAGaagagaaactgaagaaaacatggatgaCAGTTGACGCTCAAACCAACCGGAAAGACGACGTGAAGAGAGAGACGGTCTACTGTCTGGATGATGACAATGAGACGGAGGTGCAGAGGGATGATACCATCCAAG GTTTTCGTTATGGAAGTGATATCGTTCCCTTCTCCAAAGTGGATCAAGACCAGATGAAATATAAGCACGATGGGAAGTGCTTTGCTGTCCTGGGCTTCGCCAAACAGCACATG GTGCGTCGACACCAGTTCATGGGGAGTCAAGTCGTCAAGATATTTTCTGCCAAGGATGATGAG CATGCAGCAGTTGCTCTCTCCGCTCTCATCCGAGCGCTGGATGAACTCAACATGGTGGCCATCGTTCGTTACGCCTACGACCGGCGCAGCAACCCTCAAGTAGGAGCAGCCTTCCCTTGCATCAAGCAGGACTATGAG TGTCTGATGTACGTCCAGCTGCCCTTCATGGAAGACCTCAGACACTTTACATTTCCTTCgcttgaaaacaacaaaaaggtcACTCCATCAG AGACCCAGCTGTCTGCTATGGACTCTCTCATTGACTCCATGATGTTGGTGGAAGAAGAGGATGGAGAACAAAAGGACATGTTCAAGGTCCACAACATTCCCAACCCTGCCTTCCAGAGGCACTTCCAg TGTCTGCACCATCGGGCAGTAAGCCCCGGCACCCCCCTTCCTCCTATCGAGCCGTGGCTCAAGGCTGCTCTCGAGCGCCCTGTTATCATTAGTGAACGTTGCCAGGCTCCGATGGAGGACATCAAGAGGAAGTTTCCTCTCACAGAagtggagaagaagaagaagccgaAGACCAGTGCTCAGGTTTTTGGCAAAGA CTCAGAGGAGCCAGATGCCAAGAAGGCAAAAGGAGACGAAGAAGAGGAGGACGATTATAACCTGGCTGACATTGCCGAAGGCTCTGTTACTTCG GTGGGAAGCGTGGATCCAGCCAGAGACTTCCGGACTCTGGTGAAGCAGAAGAGTCTTCCATTCGGAGAGG TCTGTCAGCAACTGACTCGCAGGATAGAGCAGTTGCTTAgcaacaagaacacacactaCTACATGAAAAGCATCACCTGTATCCAGGCTTTTAGAGAGCAGTCCATGAAG CTGGGGGATGCCAATCTGTACAATGGCTACCTCCAGTCCCTGAAAAGAAGCATCCCAAACAGAGGGCTGGAGGTCTTCTGGGACCTGCTTGTTCAAG ATGCCATAACTCTAATCAGCAAGGACGAGGTTGAAGGAAGCACTGTATCCAAAAACGAGGCTAATCAG TTTCTGGTTgctgaggagaagaaagaggaggcTGCAGCACCACCAGCCGAAGATATCGGAGATGTTGATGACTTG CTGGACATGATGTAA
- the LOC131979115 gene encoding collagen alpha-2(VI) chain-like produces the protein MAMISGFIFLCVLQAALPQGTTPRGPRPIPGRGDSPVDPPFDPIPDNPGTPGCKPGIIDCPIKVFFTLDTSESIALQEAPIESLLNKAKEFTKVFVQKLYDEEYKGHIQLSWTMGGLNFSEKQYVFSEFTNKENFIRSLNTVRYEGKGTFTDCALQRMAQKLSQHSTSAPKAVLFSVVITDGHVTGEPCGGIKSSAERARDKGIQIFSVAASRSIDDLGMREIASTPYELYRDDYIVVEKGKPGINTESIDRIIKVMKYQAYLQCYEHRCLETPGPPGRKGPPGPKGLKGDRGRFGPKGAKGRAGDPGIEGPIGQPGSKGEVGSKGDKGEIGSAGAKGVSGLSGKNGTDGQKGKMGRIGAPGCKGDPGDKGPDGYHGEVGDTGPPGDNGQKGDPGLPGKSGPSGPAGDQGPKGEHGNPGTPGPPGQKGTPGTPGFQGPNGEAGRRGDPGIKGGQGPDGLKGEKGERGPAGLRGRPGEDGLDGAKGDQGLPGPRGQPGEQGGPGANGTTGNPGDPGPRGDTGKPGPKGDVGRQGFSYPGTRGATGERGDPGRRGPRGGRGDCGAKGEPGDSGPPGEPGDPGQPGNPGERGPRGDPGNDGGPGPVGDPGLNDCDVMTYIRETCGCCDCEKHCGALDIVFVIDSSESVGLTNFTLEKNFVINTINRLGSMANDPASTIGTRVGVVQFSHNGTFEAIRLNDANINSMAAFKTAVKNLEWIAGGTFTPSALKFAYDNLIRDGKRAQAKVSVVVITDGRFDPRDNEDHLRYLCDHGVVVNAIGVGDMFQKKEDDEILGSIACNQKERVTGMRRYVDLVADDFIETMETVLCPDPVIICPDLPCKSEPDVAPCVQRPVDLVFVLDGSERLGTENFRYVREFVQKAADRLTLARNKNDRQRARLALIEFGKENEINEAFPLTHDPVVISEGIARLPYMDSSSSIGPAIFHTIDNILGKGDARKTRRNAEVSIVFITDGVTDRTNLDEAVSAMRAAQVFSTVVATGTDVDQKVLMKLAMDDEAAIFKGKDFLDLSRSNLFDRFIQWVC, from the exons ATGGCGATGATTTCAGGCTTCATCTTCCTGTGCGTGCTGCAGGCTGCTCTGCCTCAGGGTACGACCCCTCGGGGCCCCCGGCCCATCCCGGGCCGAGGGGACAGCCCAGTGGACCCTCCGTTTGATCCCATACCTGACAATCCTGGAACTCCTGGTTGTAAGC ccGGGATAATCGACTGTCCCATCAAGGTGTTTTTCACCCTCGACACCTCCGAGTCCATCGCCCTGCAGGAGGCCCCCATCGAGAGCCTGCTGAATAAAGCCAAGGAGTTCACAAAGGTTTTTGTCCAGAAGCTGTATGATGAGGAGTACAAGGGCCACATCCAGCTGTCCTGGACCATGGGGGGCCTGAACTTCTCTGAGAAGCAGTACGTCTTCAGTGAGTTCACCAACAAGGAGAACTTCATCCGGAGCCTGAACACGGTCCGATACGAGGGGAAAGGCACCTTCACCGACTGCGCCCTGCAGAGGATGGCTCAAAAACTGAGCCAGCACTCGACCTCAGCCCCGAAGGCGGTGCTCTTCTCCGTGGTCATCACCGACGGCCACGTGACAGGAGAGCCCTGCGGGGGGATAAAGTCCTCGGCGGAGAGGGCCCGGGACAAAGGGATCCAGATCTTCTCAGTGGCGGCGTCCCGGAGCATCGACGACCTCGGGATGAGGGAGATCGCCAGCACGCCATACGAACTCTACCGGGACGACTACATCGTTGTGGAGAAAGGAAAACCAGGAATAAACACCGAGTCCATTGACCGCATCATAAAAGTCATG aaaTATCAAGCCTATTTACAG TGTTATGAACACAGATGCTTGGAGACTCCTGGGCCCCCTGGACGAAAAGGGCCTCCAGGTCCAAAA GGTTTAAAAGGAGACAGAGGTCGTTTTGGACCAAAAGGAGCAAAAGGCAGAGCG GGTGATCCTGGCATTGAAGGTCCAATTGGACAACCTGGCTCAAAG GGAGAAGTTGGTTCAAAAGGTGACAAG GGTGAAATCGGATCAGCCGGAGCAAAG GGTGTATCAGGGTTATCTGGCAAGAATGGAACCGACGGTCAGAAG GGTAAAATGGGCCGAATTGGAGCTCCCGGTTGCAAAGGTGATCCAGGTGACAAG GGACCAGATGGTTACCATGGTGAGGTTGGTGACACCGGGCCACCTGGTGACAATGGACAAAAG ggGGACCCAGGCCTCCCTGGAAAATCAGGTCCATCTGGCCCCGCAGGTGACCAAGGACCAaag GGTGAACATGGAAATCCTGGAACTCCAGGGCCACCGGGACAAAAGGGAACTCCG GGGACTCCTGGCTTTCAAGGACCAAATGGCGAAGCG ggaaggagaggagatcCTGGAATAAAGGGAGGACAAGGTCCCGATGGGTTAAAAGGAGAGAAG GGAGAACGAGGGCCAGCGGGACTCAGAGGCCGGCCCGGAGAAGATGGACTCGACGGCGCAAAG GGAGACCAAGGACTACCAGGACCAAGGGGCCAGCCAGGAGAACAAGGGGGCCCCGGAGCAAAC GGCACCACCGGAAATCCTGGAGATCCTGGACCAAGGGGGGACACCGGGAAACCTGGACCAAAA gGCGACGTAGGAAGACAGGGATTCAGCTATCCCGGAACAAGAGGAGCCACT GGAGAACGAGGAGATCCAGGTAGAAGAGGacccagagggggcagaggGGACTGTGGCGCCAAAGGAGAACCAGGAGACAGCGGGCCACCAGGAGAGCCT GGGGATCCAGGTCAGCCGGGTAATCCAGGAGAGAGAGGACCCAGAGGAGATCCTGGAAACGAT GGCGGTCCTGGACCTGTGGGCGATCCTGGGCTCAAT GACTGTGATGTCATGACTTACATCAGGGAGACGTGTGGTTGTTGTG ACTGTGAGAAGCACTGTGGAGCTCTGGACATTGTATTTGTAATCGATAGCTCAGAGAGCGTCGGGCTGACAAACTTCACTCTGGAAAAGAACTTTGTCATCAACACCATCAACAGGCTGGGATCGATGGCCAACGACCCGGCGTCAACAATCG GCACAAGAGTCGGAGTCGTACAATTCAGTCACAATGGGACCTTCGAGGCCATTCGTCTCAACGACGCAAACATCAACTCCATGGCTGCCTTTAAAACGGCGGTGAAGAATCTGGAGTGGATTGCCGGGGGCACCTTCACACCTTCAGCTCTCAAGTTCGCCTACGATAACCTGATCAGGGACGGCAAGAGAGCCCAAGCCAAAGTGTCTGTGGTGGTGATCACAGACGGGCGATTCGATCCCCGAGACAATGAGGACCACCTCAGGTACCTTTGTGACCACGGTGTGGTGGTGAATGCCATCGGGGTGGGCGATATGTTCCAAAAGAAAGAGGATGATGAGATCCTGGGGTCGATCGCGTGCAACCAGAAGGAACGCGTCACTGGGATGAGGCGATATGTTGACTTGGTGGCTGATGACTTCATAGAGACGATGGAGACTGTTCTCTGTCCCG ATCCTGTGATCATTTGTCCAGATCTCCCCTGTAAAAGTG AACCGGATGTGGCGCCGTGTGTCCAGCGGCCGGTGGATTTGGTATTTGTACTTGATGGCTCAGAGCGGCTCGGGACGGAGAACTTCCGGTACGTCCGTGAGTTTGTGCAGAAGGCAGCAGACAGACTGACGCTGGCCCGGAACAAGAACGATCGCCAGCGAGCCCGGCTGGCGCTGATCGAGTTCGGCAAGGAGAACGAGATAAACGAGGCTTTCCCTCTCACTCACGACCCCGTTGTGATCTCCGAAGGCATAGCACGCTTGCCTTATATGGATTCTTCGTCGAGCATAGGACCTGCGATCTTCCACACCATAGACAACATCTTGGGTAAAGGAGATGCTCGGAAGACGAGACGAAACGCGGAGGTTTCAATCGTTTTCATCACGGACGGCGTCACTGACCGCACCAACCTGGACGAGGCGGTTAGCGCCATGCGCGCCGCACAGGTCTTCTCCACAGTGGTCGCCACGGGAACTGACGTGGACCAGAAAGTCTTAATGAAGCTGGCCATGGATGACGAGGCCGCCATCTTTAAAGGAAAAGACTTCTTGGATCTGTCCCGGTCCAACTTGTTTGACCGTTTCATCCAGTGGGTGTGTTAA